A region of Candidatus Lernaella stagnicola DNA encodes the following proteins:
- the rpsL gene encoding 30S ribosomal protein S12, whose protein sequence is MPTINQLIRKGRSVKKEKTDAPALKGCPQKRGVCTRVYTTTPKKPNSALRKVARVRLTNGIEVTTYIPGEGHALQEHNVVLIRGGRVKDLPGVRYHIVRGKLDATGVEGRKRGRSKYGTKRPK, encoded by the coding sequence TCAACCAGTTGATTCGCAAGGGCCGTTCAGTCAAAAAAGAGAAGACTGACGCGCCCGCACTGAAGGGCTGCCCGCAGAAGCGCGGCGTGTGCACACGGGTGTATACGACCACGCCGAAAAAGCCGAACTCGGCGCTGCGCAAAGTCGCCCGTGTGCGTCTTACAAACGGTATTGAAGTCACGACTTATATCCCCGGTGAAGGACACGCCCTGCAGGAGCACAACGTGGTGTTGATTCGCGGCGGGCGAGTCAAGGACTTGCCGGGTGTTCGTTACCACATCGTACGCGGCAAACTCGACGCGACGGGTGTGGAAGGCCGGAAACGCGGCCGTAGTAAATACGGCACCAAACGGCCGAAGTAG